The Candidatus Nomurabacteria bacterium genomic sequence ACCCCAGTACTGGAAATTACCGACGACTCCGCTATTACCGCTACCCGCAGCAATGAGCGACGCGTAATAGGCTCGTTGAGCCGCAGCGGCCGAAGCAATCTGGTCCTTAGCGCTACTCACAAGACTTTGATATGCAGCTTCTTGACCTCGAGTCTCATTTACAAGCTGCTGCTGCGTTGCCTCTTGTGCTGCTAGCTGATTATTTTGAGCCTTAAGCTGGCTCAATACCTTTTCAACTGCCTGTTTGTCACTATCAAGACGTGCTTTTAATTGCTTAATCTGGGCAATTGCACTATTCAATTGATCCCGAACAGACGACCTATACTCCTGTTTGTCTACAAAATCACCAATATTCTGGCTACTCGCTAATAATTCAACCGTCGAGATATTGTCATCGACGTATAGGTTCGCAAGTACGTCACCGAGTACATTTTGGGTTTTGGACAATTTTACTTGGTTTGCGGCAATATCAGCCTGTAACTTCTCGTGCTTTTTCTGATTAATTTCAATTTTAGTCTGCAACGCATTAATCTGCGCACCTATTTCGTAGAGCTTGTTTTGCAACGTATCTGCTTTGGCTCGTAACTGATTTGCTTGTGCTTGGTACTCATTTGCTTTGGACTGTAGTGATGCAATCTGATCATCCCACTCGTCGGCAAGTGCGTGTTGTACATACGCAAGTGGCACGCTCACTGCAATCAACAGTGCCATACTAGCCAGTAAGAACCGTCTAGGCAAGAATCTTCGGCGGAAAGTGGTGGACGCCTTTTTCATATGTACTTCTATGGTAATACTACCCTGTTTCTGCGTCAATACGCTTAAGCTTATACTTATCAAAGTTTGAGGTACTTACGAGTCGCCAGTAATGACGAAACTACACCTATTGCCGCACCAACAAATATCATGGCTAGCAGCAAGAACGGCATATATTGTGTCACAATATGAATCGTATTCGAAATCGCAATCTGATAACTATCAAGCGAATCCTTTACAGCATACAATATCGCCACGCCGAGTCCAGTCGCAATGACGGCCGCAATAAAGCCGTACACGACTGCCTCTACCACAAACGGCCCGCGTATAAAGCTACGATCCGCACCAATGAGCTTCATCATCTGAATCTCTTCTCTGCGGTTAAATATAGCCATACGAATGGTATTAAAGATGATTAGCGACGAGATAATGATAAAGATAGCACTAGCAAGTAGCCCTGCGTTCTGAGCAAATTGAATAGCTATACCGATATTCTGAATGGCACTGCGTCGCTCACCACTAAACGACGGTTGACGATTTGGGTCTGCATATTGTTTATATAGATCATCATTTTTGACGAAGCGATCCAGCTGCGAGGGGTCATTAATGTCAACGATATTCACCCGGAACGTCCCCGGAAACTTGTTCGTAGCTTCGTTAAGCGCTTCAAGTGTCTGTGCATCGCCCTTGTTTTGATCGGCGAAGTCAGACCGCGCCTGGTCGGGACTAACGTAACGCACGCGTTTTACGCCGGGAAGTTTTGCTATTTTGTCCTGAATCTGGCTGGCGGCATCGCTAGGCGTGGTCGTCTGAACATAAATCGACATATCAGTCTTCGCCTTAATGGCATCGACCGTATCCACCAGCACCTGCCGTGCGACAAGTGTCATAAAGATAATCAGCAGTGTAATTGTCATAACTGCCGTCGCAGCGACTGTTAGCCAAGCATTACGACTAAAGTTATTTACACCATAGCGACACATACGCACGAACGTCAGCCACTTGCGGCGCGTTTGCTTACTCTGTGTTAATGCTCGAGGTGCGTTATTTTTTCCCATACTACTGCCTATAACTTCCCTGCGCCTGATCACTGACTACCTTGCCATGATCCAACGTAATGACTCGACGCTTGAGTTTGTTCACGATTTCAACATTATGCGTTGTAAGCAACACTGTCGTTCCGTATTTATTGATCTTCTCGAGTAACCGTACAATATCCCAGCTGTGTTTTGGGTCCAGGTTGCCAGTAGGTTCGTCCGCTATCAATATTTTTGGCTGACGTACAACCGCACGCGCAATTGCTACGCGCTGACGCTCACCGCCAGAAAGCTGATGCGGAAACTGACTTTCTTTACCAGTTAATCCTACGAGTTCAATGACTTTTGGCACAGTATTTTTAATCTCATGACCAGTCATGCCGGCAATTTCTAAAGCAAACGCAATATTTTCATAGACAGTACGTTGTGGTAGTA encodes the following:
- a CDS encoding FtsX-like permease family protein, with product MGKNNAPRALTQSKQTRRKWLTFVRMCRYGVNNFSRNAWLTVAATAVMTITLLIIFMTLVARQVLVDTVDAIKAKTDMSIYVQTTTPSDAASQIQDKIAKLPGVKRVRYVSPDQARSDFADQNKGDAQTLEALNEATNKFPGTFRVNIVDINDPSQLDRFVKNDDLYKQYADPNRQPSFSGERRSAIQNIGIAIQFAQNAGLLASAIFIIISSLIIFNTIRMAIFNRREEIQMMKLIGADRSFIRGPFVVEAVVYGFIAAVIATGLGVAILYAVKDSLDSYQIAISNTIHIVTQYMPFLLLAMIFVGAAIGVVSSLLATRKYLKL
- the ftsE gene encoding cell division ATP-binding protein FtsE, with the translated sequence MILLDRVTKTYGKNSNKSALNRISLHVEPKEFVIIVGTSGAGKSTLLKLLTREEKPTSGKIVVGGIDYDTLKDKHIPLLRRKIGVVFQDFKLLPQRTVYENIAFALEIAGMTGHEIKNTVPKVIELVGLTGKESQFPHQLSGGERQRVAIARAVVRQPKILIADEPTGNLDPKHSWDIVRLLEKINKYGTTVLLTTHNVEIVNKLKRRVITLDHGKVVSDQAQGSYRQ